DNA from Rubripirellula lacrimiformis:
GGGCAGGAACGATTCGCCAACCGCATCAAAGTCGATCGCCGAACTGGCTGCCAGTTCGGTGATGCTGGCTTGCCGCATCGAGATACGCGAAAATTTTGAAAACGCAAACGCGCCGCCGATCCCCAAAACGGCCAAGACACTGCACAGCACCATCACCGTCACGGTCGATACCTTCGAATCTAGCCAGGTCGAGATCATTCCGCGTTTCTGGTCGGAATGCGAAGCGGTGGGGGCTTCGTCCGAAGTCGCAGTCGTCGGCATCAGGTAGCGCCAAAAATGGTCACTACTGGTCGCCATCAAAACGCCACCGGCGAACGTCGCCATTCCTAATAGGTCATGCCGCAGTCCCGACGATAAATCGATTTGATGTTTCGATTGCATGTAGACCACAAAGAACACTCGCACCGCGTTGGCCACCACCACCCAGAAAACGACCTGAATCGCTAGGCCCAGGATGCGGCGAACGCGATAATCACGAAGCACGCCATATCCCACACCGACGGCGATTGCGGCAAACATCGAATGGATCCCGCTACACGCATCGGCGATCGCAAATTGATGATCGGGCGTTTGGATCTCCACTCCGGTCGACAGATGCAACACGCCCATCAGGTCCAACCACAGGCTGGCCAACCAGGTGGCCAATTGTTGCATTTCGACAACGAACCAGCTGTCCCAAAGTACCGGCAGCGGAACGCAGGCGACCAGCATCACCAGGGGCCCACGCATTCGGCGCACGCCATCGCTACCCCAGGCCAACGTGATGCCCGCCATGATCATGGTGATGATGGCCGGCGCCGCCATCCAGCGGCTGGGCAGCACGTAGGTGCCGACGGTGAATCCTGCTGCCAGTATCGTCCAAAACAGGACGCGTGGTGACGCTGTGAAGGACGCGATCAATGGCTCGCTTCGATATCGCATCCACCCAAGGCCGATGGCGAATGCAGCCATGAAGGGGACATGGTGATAATAATCCCGACCCATCATCCAGCTGCCCAATTTGGCGACGGGAAGCACCAGGGCAAGACCGATCAACCCGATCGCTGCCAGCAGGTAAATGGCCGATTGGGGAATGCCAGAGGCGCGATGGGATTGAACGGGAAGAGTTTCAGTTGCCATAGGGTGCTAGGTCGAATCGGATGCCATGTTGCCGGCGGCAAATCGCCGTGGGCCATGATCTTCGGGGGGGGGAGTCAAGTTGGTTCAAGCGTACAGTAACCCGCCCGAATGTCCATTCCTATCTTATGCCAACCGAATCGAATCGCAGGATTCAAAGCTGCGGATTAGCGGGTGTATCAGCTTGCCCAGTCAGCACATCGTATGTTCGTTTCGGTGCAAGGAAAGCTGCATTCATCGACGTCGCCGTCCGCTAGAGAACGTCCAGCTTACGACAGCCTCGGAGAGGCGAAAGCATCATGCCGGTGGTCTGGGGCACCGGCATTTGGCATCTCCCAATGATCTTCTCGGCCGGGCCGCCCGGAGGCGGCCCGGCCGAGAAGATCAAGATTGCGTCAGTATCGCTAACCGTGGGGCGCGCCCTACGGCAAAAAGCTGCCGCCGCTCTGCGGCTAAGCTAGACGCCATGCGCTAGCATCCGGTCAACACATGATCGCCTCGGTCCCGTCCATCCGCAGCGAATCATCGTTCCCCGACACCGCCAACCGTAGGACTCATCTTCACGTGATCTGCAAACGTAGGTCCATAAAAAAAGGCTCCGGGAAAATTCCCGAAGCCTTCGTTCAATCAATTGGTCGAATCGCCGCAGCAAGTCGCAGTTATGCAAGTTGACGCTTGCGACGCAGGCGAACT
Protein-coding regions in this window:
- the xrtU gene encoding exosortase U, giving the protein MATETLPVQSHRASGIPQSAIYLLAAIGLIGLALVLPVAKLGSWMMGRDYYHHVPFMAAFAIGLGWMRYRSEPLIASFTASPRVLFWTILAAGFTVGTYVLPSRWMAAPAIITMIMAGITLAWGSDGVRRMRGPLVMLVACVPLPVLWDSWFVVEMQQLATWLASLWLDLMGVLHLSTGVEIQTPDHQFAIADACSGIHSMFAAIAVGVGYGVLRDYRVRRILGLAIQVVFWVVVANAVRVFFVVYMQSKHQIDLSSGLRHDLLGMATFAGGVLMATSSDHFWRYLMPTTATSDEAPTASHSDQKRGMISTWLDSKVSTVTVMVLCSVLAVLGIGGAFAFSKFSRISMRQASITELAASSAIDFDAVGESFLPATLGDWTQTGFVVNEKTQESIFGGMKSFIWRYSNGPRNVLISLDGPYGDWHDLAMCYSGVGWDVANRSTYELESAPGFVAADLTLSRPPLERAEVLFGCIGPDGQCVPPPPHFGDAWVHLINRVRWGVGEKQDYGGGVIQVQLLDETPIKLSRTQQEENHQLFQAAMQHAFLEGSKRDD